In one Corallococcus sp. EGB genomic region, the following are encoded:
- a CDS encoding PAS domain-containing protein, producing MSEPTGTFLAESTPVPQEWLRTVLQLLPVGVVIVDTAGRLLAANAAASAMWGPAALAGMHLEHFDSFEAYWPGTGKRLRGEEWAVARTLRSRQTISNEEVDIVGRDGARRTILNSAAPLYSSDGRLVGAVNIHVDITERKATERAEFFVSEASRLLAESLDWETTLKAVARLATLEWADYCMVDVLGPDGELHRLALSARDPRRQALLDQTLSFPPEAGSGSPLAGVFSRGKPVLISDLTPEWLDQVSRSPEHRRLLEALAPRSSMLLPLAVGRRRFGIINLVSASPARRYTKRDLGYATEFARRAALAVESARLYREAREALRERDASAAMLEAFFAASPVGMGFVDPHMRYVRLNKVVAENNGIPLEKHLGFTPRELMGPAGGPIEDLLRHVLESQVAVVDDPVEYVAGPEPRTFLATYFPVRSGTELLGVGGVVREITEQRRMETHLRFLTDATTRLATSLDWRTTVRNVAELVVEQLADYCLVDMLGEDGEHLERVEHRARDDQLQAQLEKSMPYAPHPGAETLLRRVLETGRPELVVEVDEAAMRAFAVSEAHQQVLEGLAPRSVMVVPLMARGRTLGIVSAATCSPTRRFSPRDLSQLEDLAWRAALAVDNARLYRQAEQAVAARDEFVAVATHELRTPLSALHLQLSSLQRTVDKLPSNESERLGQGLQGALRQADRLTRLVSHLFDVARLGTGRMALELEAVELSSLVHALVARMEEALATAGCVAVVHADAPVVALADRPRVEQVLMNLLTNAMKYAPGLPVELYVEREGDTAVIAVRDWGPGIPQDARERIFERFTRNSGAHARASLGLGLYISRQLARAHGGDLFVEAPPDGPGSRFVLRLPRWKKPSGAAQG from the coding sequence ATGTCCGAGCCGACTGGCACCTTTCTGGCGGAGTCCACCCCCGTGCCGCAGGAGTGGCTGCGCACGGTGCTGCAGCTCCTGCCCGTGGGGGTCGTCATCGTGGACACGGCGGGCCGGCTGCTCGCCGCCAACGCCGCCGCCAGCGCGATGTGGGGACCGGCCGCGCTTGCGGGGATGCACCTGGAGCACTTCGACAGCTTCGAGGCGTACTGGCCGGGCACGGGCAAGCGCCTGCGCGGCGAGGAGTGGGCCGTGGCGCGCACACTGCGCAGCCGGCAGACCATCTCCAACGAGGAGGTGGACATCGTCGGCAGGGACGGTGCGCGCCGCACCATCCTCAACTCCGCGGCGCCGCTGTACTCGTCCGACGGCCGGCTCGTGGGCGCGGTGAACATCCACGTGGACATCACCGAGCGCAAGGCCACCGAGCGCGCGGAGTTCTTCGTCAGCGAGGCGAGCCGGCTGCTCGCCGAGTCCCTGGACTGGGAGACCACGCTCAAGGCGGTGGCGCGGCTGGCCACGCTGGAGTGGGCGGACTACTGCATGGTGGACGTGCTGGGACCGGACGGCGAGCTGCACCGGCTCGCGCTCAGCGCGAGGGACCCGCGGCGCCAGGCGCTGCTCGACCAGACGCTGTCCTTCCCACCGGAGGCCGGCTCGGGCTCGCCGCTCGCCGGGGTGTTCTCGCGCGGCAAGCCCGTGCTCATCTCCGACCTCACGCCGGAGTGGCTGGACCAGGTGTCCCGCTCGCCCGAGCACCGCCGGCTGCTGGAGGCGCTGGCCCCGCGCTCGTCCATGCTGCTGCCCCTGGCGGTGGGGCGGCGCCGCTTCGGCATCATCAACCTGGTGTCCGCGTCGCCCGCGCGCCGCTACACGAAGCGCGACCTGGGGTACGCCACGGAGTTCGCGCGCCGCGCCGCCCTGGCGGTGGAGAGCGCCCGGCTGTACCGCGAGGCCCGCGAGGCGCTGCGCGAGCGCGACGCGTCCGCGGCCATGCTGGAGGCCTTCTTCGCCGCGTCCCCGGTGGGCATGGGCTTCGTGGATCCGCACATGCGCTACGTGCGGCTCAACAAGGTCGTCGCGGAGAACAACGGCATCCCCCTGGAGAAGCACCTGGGCTTCACGCCCCGCGAGCTGATGGGCCCCGCGGGCGGCCCCATCGAGGACCTGCTGCGCCACGTGCTGGAGTCCCAGGTGGCCGTGGTGGACGACCCGGTGGAGTACGTCGCGGGCCCGGAGCCGCGCACCTTCCTGGCCACGTACTTCCCGGTGCGCTCCGGCACGGAGCTGTTGGGCGTGGGCGGCGTGGTGCGCGAAATCACCGAGCAGCGCCGCATGGAGACGCACCTGCGCTTCCTCACGGACGCGACCACGCGGCTGGCCACGTCCCTGGACTGGCGCACCACCGTGCGCAACGTGGCGGAGCTGGTGGTGGAGCAGCTGGCGGACTACTGCCTGGTGGACATGCTGGGCGAGGACGGCGAGCACCTGGAGCGCGTGGAGCACCGCGCCCGGGACGACCAGCTCCAGGCCCAGCTGGAGAAGTCCATGCCCTACGCGCCGCATCCCGGCGCCGAGACGCTCCTGCGCCGGGTGCTGGAGACGGGGCGCCCGGAGCTGGTGGTCGAGGTGGACGAGGCCGCCATGCGCGCCTTCGCCGTCAGCGAAGCGCACCAGCAGGTCCTGGAGGGGCTCGCCCCGCGCTCGGTGATGGTCGTCCCGCTGATGGCGCGCGGGCGCACGCTGGGCATCGTGAGCGCGGCGACGTGCTCCCCCACGCGGCGCTTCAGCCCTCGGGACCTGTCGCAGCTGGAGGACCTGGCGTGGCGCGCGGCGCTGGCGGTGGACAACGCGCGGCTGTACCGGCAGGCGGAGCAGGCCGTGGCCGCGCGCGACGAGTTCGTGGCCGTGGCGACGCACGAACTGCGCACGCCCCTGTCCGCGCTGCACCTGCAGCTGTCGTCACTGCAGCGCACGGTGGACAAGCTGCCGTCGAACGAGTCGGAGCGGCTGGGCCAGGGCCTGCAGGGGGCGCTGCGTCAGGCGGACCGGCTGACGCGGCTGGTGTCGCACCTGTTCGACGTGGCGCGGCTGGGCACGGGGCGGATGGCGCTGGAGCTGGAAGCGGTGGAGCTGTCCTCGCTGGTGCACGCGCTGGTGGCGCGGATGGAGGAGGCGCTGGCCACCGCGGGCTGCGTGGCGGTGGTGCACGCGGACGCCCCGGTGGTGGCGCTGGCGGACCGGCCGCGCGTGGAGCAGGTCCTGATGAACCTGCTCACCAACGCGATGAAGTACGCGCCGGGCCTGCCGGTGGAGCTGTACGTGGAGCGCGAAGGCGACACGGCCGTCATCGCCGTGCGCGACTGGGGCCCCGGCATCCCCCAGGACGCGCGCGAGCGCATCTTCGAGCGCTTCACCCGCAACTCCGGAGCACACGCCCGCGCGAGCCTGGGCCTGGGCCTCTACATCTCCCGGCAGCTCGCCCGCGCGCACGGCGGCGACCTGTTCGTAGAGGCACCGCCGGACGGGCCGGGCTCGCGCTTCGTGCTGCGCCTGCCCAGGTGGAAGAAACCGTCCGGAGCGGCGCAGGGCTGA
- a CDS encoding HAD family hydrolase, with the protein MGIACVVLDFDGTFTDVLAEGEPFQRHFQDALYRVLGQDASQAWAEEVAALNEGVDQYGWEVGGRIVAPATADPYLTATCTAHRLLKRFGKGDDEALRTDTVQTLYRDAYRHSATAFKAEAKEVLEALLATGLPVSVVTNAHTELVEAKLDKLAPQGRERLKVFGDARKFQLEETQPQDARFDALPEALHLDGVLGRPVYLKRGRYFSALKRIWDTTHTGPESTLVAGDIFELDLAMPAALGAHVQLVERANVMPYERAAVQRLGTRGSADKSLRAILPRLR; encoded by the coding sequence ATGGGAATCGCGTGTGTGGTGCTGGACTTCGATGGGACCTTCACGGACGTGCTGGCGGAGGGCGAGCCCTTCCAGAGGCACTTCCAGGACGCGCTGTACCGGGTGCTGGGACAGGACGCGTCCCAGGCATGGGCGGAGGAGGTCGCCGCGCTGAATGAGGGCGTGGACCAGTACGGCTGGGAGGTGGGAGGGCGCATCGTGGCGCCGGCCACCGCGGATCCGTACCTGACGGCCACCTGCACCGCGCACCGGCTGCTCAAGCGCTTCGGCAAGGGCGACGACGAGGCCCTGCGCACGGACACGGTGCAGACGCTGTACCGGGACGCGTACCGGCACTCGGCCACGGCCTTCAAGGCGGAGGCGAAGGAGGTGCTGGAGGCGCTGCTCGCCACGGGCCTGCCCGTGTCGGTGGTGACCAACGCGCACACGGAGCTGGTGGAGGCCAAGCTGGACAAGCTGGCCCCCCAGGGCCGCGAGCGGCTGAAGGTCTTCGGCGACGCGCGCAAGTTCCAGCTGGAGGAGACGCAGCCGCAGGACGCGCGCTTCGACGCGCTGCCGGAGGCGCTCCACCTGGACGGCGTGCTGGGCCGGCCGGTGTACCTCAAGCGCGGGCGCTACTTCTCCGCGCTCAAGCGCATCTGGGACACCACGCACACGGGCCCGGAGTCCACGCTCGTCGCGGGTGACATCTTCGAACTGGACCTGGCCATGCCCGCCGCGCTGGGCGCGCACGTGCAGCTGGTGGAGCGCGCCAACGTGATGCCCTACGAGCGCGCCGCGGTGCAGCGGCTGGGCACGCGGGGCAGCGCGGACAAGAGCCTGCGCGCCATCCTGCCCCGGCTGCGCTGA
- the atpA gene encoding F0F1 ATP synthase subunit alpha, giving the protein MEIRADEISRIIREQIKDYGKKVTVAETGTVLSVGDGIARVYGLEGALAGELVEFANGVQGLVLNLEEDNVGIAIMGDFKDIREGDTVKRTGQIASVPVGKGLLGRVVNALGQPVDGKGPIEATEHRRLEVKAPGIVKRKSVHEPLQTGIKALDALVPVGRGQRELIIGDRQTGKTAVAIDAIINQKGLGVYCIYVAIGQKQSTVAQVVEKLTRYGAMEYTTVVAANASDPAPMQYFAPYAGVAIGEYFRDNKMHGLIVYDDLSKQAVAYRQLSLLLRRPPGREAYPGDVFYIHSRLLERAAKLSDEEGAGSLTALPIIETQAGDVSAYIPTNVISITDGQIFLETDLFFSGVRPAINVGLSVSRVGSAAQIKAMKQVAGSMKLELAQYRELAAFAQFGSDLDKATQETLARGARMVELLKQGQYEPLSVERQVIQIYAATNKDDAAKRGWIRNVPVGDVVRWMKEMLEFVDSKYANLVQDLVAKRELTADIKTTLNKALTEFNELFQPTPGAKV; this is encoded by the coding sequence ATGGAAATCCGCGCCGACGAGATCAGCAGAATCATCCGGGAGCAGATCAAGGACTACGGCAAGAAGGTCACCGTCGCCGAGACCGGCACCGTGCTGTCCGTGGGCGACGGTATCGCCCGCGTGTACGGCCTGGAAGGCGCGCTCGCCGGCGAGCTGGTGGAGTTCGCCAACGGCGTCCAGGGCCTCGTGCTCAACCTGGAAGAGGACAACGTCGGTATCGCCATCATGGGTGACTTCAAGGACATCCGCGAGGGTGACACCGTGAAGCGCACCGGGCAGATCGCCTCCGTGCCGGTGGGCAAGGGGCTGCTGGGCCGCGTGGTGAACGCGCTCGGCCAGCCGGTGGACGGCAAGGGCCCCATCGAGGCCACCGAGCACCGCCGCCTGGAGGTGAAGGCGCCCGGCATCGTGAAGCGCAAGTCCGTGCACGAGCCCCTGCAGACGGGCATCAAGGCGCTGGACGCGCTGGTGCCGGTGGGCCGCGGTCAGCGCGAGCTCATCATCGGTGACCGCCAGACGGGCAAGACGGCCGTCGCCATCGACGCCATCATCAACCAGAAGGGCCTGGGCGTTTACTGCATCTACGTCGCCATCGGGCAGAAGCAGTCCACCGTCGCGCAGGTGGTGGAGAAGCTGACCCGCTACGGCGCCATGGAGTACACGACGGTCGTCGCGGCGAACGCGTCCGACCCGGCGCCCATGCAGTACTTCGCGCCGTACGCGGGCGTCGCCATCGGCGAGTACTTCCGCGACAACAAGATGCACGGCCTCATCGTGTACGACGACCTCTCCAAGCAGGCCGTGGCGTACCGCCAGCTGTCCCTGCTGCTGCGCCGCCCGCCGGGCCGCGAGGCGTACCCGGGCGACGTGTTCTACATCCACAGCCGCCTGCTGGAGCGCGCCGCCAAGCTGTCCGACGAGGAGGGCGCGGGCTCCCTCACGGCGCTCCCCATCATCGAGACGCAGGCGGGTGACGTGTCCGCCTACATCCCGACGAACGTCATCTCCATCACCGACGGGCAGATCTTCCTGGAGACGGACCTGTTCTTCTCCGGCGTCCGCCCGGCCATCAACGTGGGCCTCTCCGTGTCGCGCGTGGGTTCCGCGGCGCAGATCAAGGCCATGAAGCAGGTCGCGGGCTCCATGAAGCTGGAGCTGGCGCAGTACCGCGAGCTGGCCGCCTTCGCCCAGTTCGGCTCCGACCTGGACAAGGCCACGCAGGAGACGCTGGCGCGCGGCGCCCGCATGGTGGAGCTGCTCAAGCAGGGCCAGTACGAGCCGCTCTCCGTCGAGCGTCAGGTCATCCAGATCTACGCCGCCACGAACAAGGACGACGCCGCCAAGCGCGGGTGGATCCGCAACGTGCCGGTGGGTGACGTGGTCCGCTGGATGAAGGAGATGCTCGAGTTCGTGGACAGCAAGTACGCGAACCTCGTCCAGGACCTGGTCGCCAAGCGCGAGCTGACGGCCGACATCAAGACGACCCTCAACAAGGCGCTCACCGAGTTCAACGAGCTGTTCCAGCCGACCCCGGGCGCCAAGGTCTAG
- a CDS encoding PAS domain S-box protein, which translates to MPQPVFQRLPGALPSPGVPEETLPYLGALLNAPGWGVALVDGDSRLVWMNDLLAALCGRPAALCVGRFLSETWPGLAPPLSPLLARAQSGERVAEELVSGRFGEVGTLRHLTVSAMPAGPGVGVLLLLRDTSARLREEAALRASEEHMRSIVEISCDGYFFHDRGQFLEISPGLGRLLGFYETAELIGRNILECVAPEFRAPARDVMERGVEAPYELAVLHRDGRRIPVEVMGRPATYQGRAVRMGAVWDVSIRKAAEERLARMEHFRDQFLDAAGDGFKAPLQALHHEVLALQHAPAMPEALTEQVGRVGQGVRRVERLIRQLLDFTRARLSNGLPVHPAPVHLGALAERVVADRQRAHPGRDLRLVLGGDLKGCWDAERLHQLMDSLVGNALHHGKEGASVVLQLTGRWDGVTVQVHDPDCRVPPESQGTLFEPFKHRSGCAADDGLGLSLFLVRQIALAHGGRVSVESGAVDGTRFIVWLPREDGLAASGA; encoded by the coding sequence ATGCCGCAGCCTGTCTTCCAACGGCTTCCCGGAGCCCTTCCGTCCCCGGGGGTTCCCGAGGAGACCCTGCCCTACCTGGGCGCGTTGCTCAACGCGCCGGGTTGGGGGGTGGCGCTGGTGGATGGGGACTCCCGCCTCGTCTGGATGAACGACCTGCTGGCGGCGCTGTGCGGCCGCCCGGCGGCGCTGTGCGTGGGGCGCTTCCTGTCGGAGACGTGGCCGGGCCTGGCGCCGCCCCTGTCGCCGCTGCTGGCGCGGGCGCAGTCCGGGGAGCGCGTGGCGGAGGAGCTGGTGTCGGGCCGCTTCGGCGAGGTGGGCACGCTGCGCCACCTGACCGTGAGCGCCATGCCGGCGGGCCCCGGGGTGGGCGTGCTGCTGCTGCTGCGGGACACCTCCGCGCGCCTGCGCGAGGAGGCGGCCCTGCGCGCGAGCGAGGAGCACATGCGCTCCATCGTGGAGATCTCCTGCGACGGGTACTTCTTCCACGACCGCGGGCAGTTCCTGGAGATCAGCCCCGGCCTGGGGCGCCTGTTGGGGTTCTACGAGACGGCGGAGCTGATCGGCCGGAACATCCTGGAGTGCGTGGCGCCGGAGTTCCGCGCCCCCGCCCGGGACGTGATGGAGCGCGGCGTGGAGGCCCCGTATGAGCTGGCCGTGCTCCACCGCGACGGCCGCCGCATCCCCGTGGAGGTCATGGGCCGGCCGGCCACCTACCAGGGCCGCGCGGTGCGCATGGGGGCGGTGTGGGACGTGAGCATCCGCAAGGCCGCCGAGGAGCGCCTGGCGCGGATGGAGCACTTCCGCGACCAGTTCCTGGACGCCGCGGGGGACGGCTTCAAGGCCCCGCTCCAGGCGCTCCACCATGAGGTGCTCGCCCTCCAGCACGCGCCGGCGATGCCGGAAGCCCTGACGGAGCAGGTCGGACGGGTGGGCCAGGGGGTGCGCCGGGTGGAGCGGCTGATCCGCCAGCTGCTGGACTTCACCCGCGCCCGGCTGTCCAACGGCCTGCCCGTGCACCCCGCCCCCGTCCACCTGGGGGCGCTGGCGGAGCGCGTGGTGGCGGACCGGCAGCGCGCCCACCCGGGCCGCGACCTGCGGCTCGTCCTGGGCGGGGACCTGAAGGGCTGCTGGGACGCGGAGCGGCTCCACCAGCTGATGGACTCGCTGGTGGGCAATGCCCTGCACCACGGCAAGGAGGGCGCTTCCGTGGTGCTCCAACTGACGGGGCGCTGGGACGGGGTGACGGTGCAGGTGCACGACCCGGATTGCCGGGTGCCGCCGGAGTCCCAGGGCACCCTCTTCGAGCCGTTCAAGCACCGCTCCGGGTGCGCCGCGGACGACGGGCTGGGGCTGTCGCTGTTCCTCGTCCGGCAGATCGCCCTGGCCCACGGCGGGCGCGTCTCCGTGGAGTCGGGGGCGGTGGACGGCACCCGGTTCATCGTGTGGCTGCCCCGCGAGGACGGCCTCGCGGCGTCCGGCGCCTGA
- the atpH gene encoding ATP synthase F1 subunit delta has protein sequence MVNVSISRRYARAILDVAAEGNRTDAVAEQLNAFAAVVGQSPELSDVLLNPAYSRAQRSNVVEALLKALPSPAEPALANALRLLVDRNRLGYLPDIARLYRDMADARAGRVRGQVTSAVPLTQDAVSQLQQSLQQLTQRNVVLETRVDPSLLGGVAAQVGGTLYDGTLRTQLEQMRRELK, from the coding sequence ATGGTGAACGTCTCCATCTCCCGCCGCTACGCCCGCGCCATCCTCGACGTCGCAGCGGAAGGCAACCGCACCGACGCCGTCGCCGAGCAGCTCAACGCCTTCGCCGCCGTCGTGGGCCAGAGCCCCGAGCTGTCGGACGTGCTGCTCAACCCCGCCTACAGCCGCGCCCAGCGCAGCAACGTGGTGGAGGCACTGCTGAAGGCCCTGCCGTCCCCGGCGGAGCCCGCGCTGGCCAACGCGCTGCGCCTGCTGGTGGACCGCAACCGCCTGGGCTACCTGCCGGACATCGCCCGGCTCTACCGCGACATGGCGGATGCCCGCGCGGGCCGCGTCCGCGGCCAGGTCACCAGCGCCGTGCCGCTCACGCAGGACGCCGTCAGCCAGCTGCAGCAGTCGCTCCAGCAGCTCACCCAGCGCAACGTCGTGCTGGAGACCCGCGTGGACCCCTCCCTGCTCGGCGGCGTGGCCGCCCAGGTCGGGGGCACCCTCTACGACGGCACCCTGCGCACCCAGCTGGAGCAGATGCGCCGCGAGCTGAAGTAG